ACATTATTACTCTCCAGTCTCCATAGAAACAAGCTGCTGCCTCTTTATAAAAGTACTCAACGCTCACTGCCTGGAAGTTGGACGCCTCCTCTTCAGACCTTACCATCATTTGGTGGGGTTTTACTTGTATATAAATTCAtgtacatttcatttcatttacgTTATTCTAAAACAACATGATAATTTTTGCATTCAAACgaaatttaaagcaaaaacatacacatttttatcTTTCTGATTCAATATCATAAAATCTGCGATTTTAATGCTAGATATGTCTCCCCTGCTGTGGCAGAGTAGTACAGTCGATGCTGCAGCTGAGCAGGAAGACGGTGTATTAAAGCTTCGGTGCATTAGGAAATGTTCAGCTTCTCGTTTCCTGTTTAAATGACGCTGtgaggtatgtatgtatgtatgtatgtatgtatgtatgtatgtatgtatgtatgtatgtgtgatcGTGGTACATAATCCCGAGTGAAGGGTTGGTGTGGTTTTATTATAAAGTACGCATGCTCAATGTGTGGTTTCGTGTTGTTAATCCAGACAGACTCTGAAAAGCAGGATTTTACAGTACCAACGCAGAATGACATGTTATTTTGATGGTAAGGTATATAATAACAGTTGTTATTGATGATTTAATACTTAGCTAAATCGTGTCATGGTTTTGGTTCTTTATAGGTACACCATGTTGTTATTATAAATGAATGACTGGCCTAAAACTGACCAATTTAGATATCTTTTTCGGGTCGTGATGATAATATCTCACATGAGTTTGATTGGTCTGAATAGCCCCATTTTCCACGCCTTCAATCACAGATAGTATAAGCTGCCATGTTTTCTGAGCACTCCGCATTGCCCAGGTAAATAGCGTTAACGCTACCTCTACTAAACAATTGCACCACACAGGACACATTACAGCTAAGTTTGGTAACGTCGCCACACACAAAGCTAGGTATGAATGCCGAGCTTTCAAAGCTTGATGATATTTGAAAAGACCAGTAAAGGGCGTTTGAAGTATGGCCTTTTGTTTCACTATTCTGTTGTTTAGGTGGGATGTTGCATGCTGGAGTAAATTGCGTGTAAAACAGCTACACTCCAGACCAGTGTGGTTTGCAGGGTCATCCgtgataaaataaagaaaagaagcACAAGAGACACTGCCCAAGTTTGAATCTGTACCTCCTACCATCTGTAGCAGCTGTCTCACTGTGTTTGACACAGACTAGCTGTGTCTGACATTTTCCCTGAAATCTTATCTTGAAATACCGGACTTGAGTGAACAGTATTTCTGTTGTAATGTGCTTTCTTGAGTGAACAGTATTTCTGTTGTAATCTGCTGTGTGTATCTGACATGGAAACAACTTGCTTTAAAAATCCATATAAATTTTTGTTCTTTTCCAGATTCGGCCGGTGGTGTTCTGTTGCatggctggatttaaaaaatcctCTTAATAGCCGACTCTTCTCTCATGTACTATCCCAGCTTCATTCAATGCCTAACACTGCAGGAAGTCCAGCCACAGATCTTTCAGGCAGCGGTGACAAGGCTGCTGTGGAGAAGCCGCGGAGCAGAGATGGGGGGGAACACGCCTTGTTCAATTCTTTGAGCCGAGGTGCTTCGGCTGAATCTGGAGGATCAAACAGCGAAGGGCAGCGTCCACGGGCCTGCCTAGTGACACACTCCCGGGAACAGTTTTACACAGTGTGTTCAGACTACGCCTTGGTGAACCAGGCTGCGTGTCTCTATCACTCCTCTAAACACTCAGCCCCTGCAGCCCCGCTCGTACAGTCGCACGCTGAGGGCCAGGATCACAGCAGCTCCAGTATCACTTGTGAGGGGGACTCTGCTATGGAAGCCGTGTCTGCCAGTCACACAAAGCCTGTGCTAGCGTGGGAGATCGACACCACAGACTTTGATACTGTTCTAATAAGAATGAAAAGCTGGACAGGTGAGTCTGAAAACAGTCCACGAAATGGAGTCTACGAAATGGGCTACAACTGTGCTCTGTGTCAGTACATTCTATTCTGTGAGGTTTGGTTAGATTATAAAGAACTCATTCATTTTCTGTAGGCAACTTGAAGACTGGCTGCAGGAAGATAAAGGCATCTGATAAGCACTGTCGAAACTTACAAGAGTTTCCCCAGCAGGCAACACTGgaagaaataaaacagagaaaAGTACTGGATCAAAGAAGATGGTGGGTTTATTATATAAAAGAAAGTGATGGCTTGGCTTCAAAGACAAACAAGCCCGTGTGTCTCTTTGAACACCCATCCAGTATTATAGTAGTAATTTGCAAGatatatataatgacacacacacacatatataagttAATGTTAAATGCTTGTGTATCCCTTTATCATTTGGTTGCAAGCAATGGTGGACTAAGGATGTTTAATGTTCTTTTGAATATTTTGCGCTCAGGTATTGCATCAGTCGTCCCCAGTACAAGACTTCCTGTGGAATTTCCTCTCTGGTGTCGTGTTGGAATTTCTTGTACAGCACACTTGGGGCAGGGAGGTAAGAATAATGCCACAATGAATTCCCTCCTTCAAGAAAATCTCATCTGCATGGTGATCAGTTTGGTGATGTAAGCTGTGGGACATAGTTCTGTCTCATAGCCCAGACTgtttaagcagcagcagcagtgttttcTAGCCAGTGTGAATATCTCCACACAGCTGCAACTGACTTGCTGATGAGGTGGGACAATGCAGGGGATTCCTTTTCTTCAGTGTTAAGTAATGAACCCTCAAGCAGTGTGTGCAAACTGATCTGAAGCAGCAATCTTTCAGCttgttcaaatgtattttctagTCTCCCACCAATCACCCAAGAGGAGGCGTTGCTTATTTTGGGCTTCCAGCCACCCTTTGAAGAGATCAAGTTCGGTCCCTTCACTGGAAATGCAACACTAATGCGGTGGGTTGAGCTGCTTACTGTATCCAATGctattgaaaataataacaatgctaaTCTGACcttgtaaaatgttgtattaaCAGGTGGTTCAGACAAATCAATGATAACTTTCGTGTTCGAGgatgttcatatattttatacaaaccGCATGGGAAAAACAGGACCGCTGGGGAAACGGGTAAGTGCGAGTACAAGTCACTAATTCTCATGAGTCAGACATTGAGATATCTGGACATTCTACCCAAAATGACTTGCACATCATAACATATTGAGAACAATGAACTGCTGAATAGGTATTAtgtttgaaaatactgtaaatgtacaatttactttaaacacaGTGAAACCACATTATCATAATGTGTGAATTTTCTGATGCACTCAATTAAACTGGCAACAAACTGTCTCCACACCACACTACTTACTATTTGCAAGACTAGTTTGGGTTTCACCCATAACTAATAAACGCTCAATAGTGCTAAATCTAGAAATAACAAAAGAAACTGAATCCAGTGACCAGAGGCTCCTCTTCACATTAAGACTCCTGAATAATGCTGCTTATTAAATTGCTTGGTTGAGTGTTGGCATGATACCCctcttactgcagtgtaataaCGCAAGTCTTTCTGTGTGTAGCTGAAGGAGCTTTATTGAAATTAACTCGAGGACTACAAGACGATTCGATGGCTTATATCTACCACTGTCAGAATCACTACTTCTGTCCAGTGGGATTTGAAGCAACCCCATTGAAAGCTGCTAAAGCATACAGGTAGGGTCTGCCAATCCTCTGTCTTCAGTATCACACCTGTGCAGTTTCAGTGAAAGCCTTCCTTTCAGTGCACACTCACTGTGGACGTGTTGTTTATAAATAGGGCCATGCTTCAGTATTCATTTCAGTAGCGCACAGAATCCTGTGGTATTCGTCTCCTTTTAGAGTAGCATCTGTTCTGATCAAACTGgagttcttcattgaaacatcaaGAAACTGCGCAATTCATCACTCAATGTGCAATGACAGACCAATGCCGCCCAGCCACACAGTCATCTGTTTAGAAACCAAGAATGAGAAAAACTCTTGAAATTGATCAGCACCACAGGCGGTGCAGGAGTCGTTCATTTGGGGAGGCTAGTATTCCACGCTTTTCCCCTGCATTTGTTGtacaataaaataccttgtttacctgtgtatctgaGAACTGTCTTTGGTAatcaaaaccattcattttcatcagaatattaaaatacattttcatatttagagcACAGTAAATGGGCAGCtgtggttttctgctttccttgcaaacactttttcagaagttcaaaagaccctgctttctgaaaatggagtgaatgactggaaaaatctaaagaataAACTTaagaaacattcataatctggcaccacaaacagtgttctgaaaggcGACATTTGCTCTCAATAGAAGGAAGTATGTAGCGTCACCTGCAGTTACAAATTTTCACAAAACGGTGGTGCGTTAAAACAGATGATATGCTACGAAAATGTTCTGCCaccagttctgtaaaatcagattcagatcaagctgtttgtatagataacagcaatttaGAATAAATGTTGACATTGTGAATTGAATGTTCCAGTCAAGCGAATGAGCGAAAAGGAGTCAGTGTTTTCGTCGActgcctcctgcagcggtatggggggctcagatcggcgggaagaattgacgttaaaccagccaagcattctCCTGCAGTGACATTGAGGACCACTGCTGTAGGCAGATATAGGATTTAGGTGCAtttcaaagtggtgcccgcgaagccagggtATCATGCCTgcagcagctgttcttaaattgtgggtcgtgaacacatttctagcaGGTCGTAGCATGGAAAagtaaataaagctttaaacacgttttccaataaaagcgccacagcagtctgacagcgctgctcgcttatgctgtgcttgtacctCTTTTTCCCCTCAAGGGCCTCtgcgatacaatcaaccaattgaatgtctgtattttctctgcggtagcccaatcataagttagctggttGGGACATAaattcagttgcaggtactgacagtaagcttaaccaataggagagtcaaatatctgccaactTTTACGCAGCTATCCAATCATAAGCAAACAGAGGCCattcacagtattctgcatgaatattgaaggcgagtgagtagccaatgagaaagtgaaagatctgacagctgtccagtcATTCCAATCAACTGGGATGTTAATAGGCCAGGTGAGAactttcgccgactgttattgtgaaaaataatacatttcagtatttagaattttattttttctctctgtctcttgctctctgagatctatctatatatatatatatatatatatatagttatatatatatatatatatatatctatatagagagagagagctctcttTGCTATATATAAGAGAATTTTGTTtaatggttatctgtgtaaacatgctattaaaatatttccattgtatattttatataaattatttaaaagaataagcgcagcactcACAATTACTGTCTGAAACTTGGccttgtaagaacataagaaagtttacaaacgagaggaggccattcggcccatcttgctagtttggttgttagcagcttattgatcccagaatcttaccaagcagcttcttgaaggatcccagggtgtcagcttcaacaacattactggggagttgattccagaccctcacaattctctgtgtaaaaaagtgtctcctattttctgttctgaatgcccctttttctaaactccatttgtgacccctggtccttgtttcttttttcaggctgaaaaagtcccttgggtcgacactgtcaataccttttagaattttgaatgcttgaattaggtcgccacgtagtcgtctttgttcaagactgaacagattcaattcttttagcctgtctgcatatgacatgccttttaaacctggaataattctggttgctcttctttgcactctttctagagcagcaatatcttttttatagcgaggtgaccagaactgaacacaatattcaagatgaggtcttactagtgcattgtacagttttaacattacttcccttgatttaaattcaacacttttcacaatgtatctgagcatcttgttggcctttttttatagcttccccacattgtctagatgaagacatttctgagtcaacaaaaactctaggtctttttcataaataccttctccaatttcagtatgtcccatatgatatttttaatgcacatttttatttcctgcatgcagtaccttacacttttctctattaaatgtcatttgccatgtgtctgcccagttctgaatcttgtctagatcattttgaatgacctttgctgatgcaacagtgtttgccactcctcctatttttgtgtcgtctgcaaatttaataaatttgcttactataccagaatctaaatcattaatgtagattaggaatagcagaggacctaatactgatccctgtggtactccactggttaccacactccattctgaggtttctcctctaatcagtactttgttttctacatgttaaccactccctaatccatgtacatgtgtttccttgaatccctactgcgttcagtttgagaattaatcttttgtgtgggattTCGTCAAAAGccttctggaaatctaaataaaccatgtcatatgctttgcaattatccattaccgaagttgcagcctcaaaaaatcAAGGAAGTTAGTTagatacgatctccctttcctaaaaccatgctgactgtcttccagcaccctgttaccatataggtatttttccattttggatcttattatagtttccataagtttgcatataatagaagtcaggcttactggtctatggttacctggttcagttttgtttccctttttgtggatcggtattacatttgcaattttacagtctgtctgtaccacccgtgtcaagagactgttgcatgatcttggttagcggtttgtaaataactactttcatttctttgagtactattaggaggatctcatccggcccaggggatttgtttattttaagagctcctagtccctttggcacttctgcctcagttatgctaaagttatttaaaactggataggaactggatgacatgtggggcatgttgtccgtatccttctttgtaaaaacttgtgaaaagtaattatttactatatttgcttttttttttttttcatctacgattttaccatttgtatctcttagacatttaatctcctctttgaatgttcgcttgctgttgtaatattggaaaaacattttggaattggttttagcccctttagcaatgttcatttctatttctctcttggcctttctaacttcctttttgacttgcgtttgcagttctgtgtactttctttttggtccttttttaacactctgtaaagtgccttttttcgctgaatatttttttttaattgatctattaaaccattttggcaatttagttttacatttagatttgtctactttaggaatgtaattgttttgcgcctctagtactacattttttgaagaacagccatcctttttctgtggctgttttctctattttactccaatctacttctgttagtctctgtttcataccttcatagtttgcttttctaaaattgtaaaccttagctttagtcattactttgggggatttaaaaaacacttcaaatgagaccatgttgtggtctgagtttgctaggggttctctgacctctgttttagttattctgtcttcgttatttaaaaagactaaatcaaggcatgcgtCCCCTCTAGTCAGTGTCTTGACAaactgtgttaggaagcagtcatttgtcatttccaccatttcaatttaatCCGTCGTGTTCCCCccctgggttttcccattttatatgggggggaagttgaaatcccccattagtatggcttctcctttgctacacgcatttctaatgtcattgtataacagattattttgctcactgtctgaatctggcggtctatggcatgctcctattattatgccctttgaatttttgtctgttattctgacccatattgattcggcttcgttttctttgtccaggtttaacacttgaacttcaagactgtttcttatgtatagcgctacccctcctcctcttctgtcctgcctgtctttcctatacagtgtatacccacaaatattatatttgtccccatcactctcagacaaccaagtttctggtTCTcacttatcagagtgagccaagaataactcccactaaaatatatactgcacGTGTCGCAGGAAAGCACTGTGTAAGATAataacctatgcaatagtcagcgtgcccgcaaacagccaagtaagatcaatttatgcccgtgccaaaattactttgaggacccctggtctacagtgttgatttttatatcccagctgccctagtgATCTGGTGGTTGTGCAGTAGAAACacgagaaatatgtttgttaaatCTGCTTTGCGTGCttgcggaaaaaaaaaaacccaaaaaaacatcgatcttctcacaaatattttttgtgtcggtcagaacaatttcttgtgagggtttgggtaatttattttggggaggcttagcctccccaagcctcttatacgcGCCACCCATGATCAGCACACACATCGAAGTCTAgacatgtattgtattttgtgttctccTCAGAAACCCtttgtataaatacagtaatagCAGAGTGCAGGAAACCCAAACCAATGAAATCTGAAGTACCCGGCCAGTGTTTTGGACCCACTCGTGTGCTGTAGAGCCTCCTGCCACTTTTTCATATCCAGACCAGGCTGCGTTCATTACTTCATCCTGGAAGAGCACAGTGCATTATGTGTGCACCTGGACCTGAACAAGTTGGTCAAGCACAGCTCGCCTTGCTGAATGTACCTTCCAAGATGAGAGTGCAGCCCTTTTCATTGCACTACAACACAGCCACCAGCACCCAGGCTGGAGGAACCAGTGGGACGCCAGTTGAGCTGTGAGAGATCAGGGCTGATACCAGATGCCTAGATAAACAACTGGCTACTGGAATTCAATTGTGACCTCTGTCTCTTTGTCTTTGTGTAGGGGTCCTCTCCCACATAAGGAAGTGGAGCACTGGATACTTATTGGAGAGCCAAGTAGGAAACATCCAGCTATACACTGCAAAAAGTATGTTGATGTGTTTTTATGTAGCTTTAAAATCCAACTTTAATCTCCATTCACCCCTAAAGCCCTGATGAGGGTGACTGTCATGAGGAGAATTATTCTAAGGATTCTAGGTTGACTGGAgcccacattttttaaacagcattgttCTATTATTCTTTCAGTCATACCAACTTCCACATCGTTTGAACATATGACCATATCAAAGGTGTCATGACAcgatgcatgttttatttttcctcagATATACTGGAATCTAGTTTGATTCTATTGTGATTTGAATGTTTTCAGGTGGGCGGACATAGTGACAGATCTCAATACACAGAATCCAGAATATCTCGACATTCGTCACACAGACAGGGGTTTACAATACCGAAAAACAAAGAAGGTACGTTTTCTTCAAATCTGCAGAACTTCAGTTAACCAGAAGGAATCctatacatatactgtagtttaatgtAGTAATGCCTGTCCAAACACCTGTGCAGCAGTAGGGTGTAAGATCTATTAAAGAACACATTCATTTTCTgtatgaaaacaatgcaaaaatgtaCATGCCTTTTCCCTACTTTTCATAATCACAAAACCATTTCCATTTTGGCAATACTTTATAAATACTGACATGTTAAATATTGATATTCTCCACGGGATGAATATTAAAGCTAGATATCTGATGAATAATAATGTGGATGAAGGCTTTCCTACATTTGATTTGTAACAGGTGGGGGGTAACCTGCACTGTCTCCTAGCATTCCAAAGAGTAAACTGGCAAAGACTGGGCCCCTGGGCGTCACACTTTGAAAACCTTGGGCATGAAGTTCATGAGCAGGTCTCGGCTCGCAGCGGGGCAGGCATCTCTGACAGCATGGAAGACGACAGTCCCGTCAAACACCGCGGATGCTTGGGAAGGACTCTTAGTGGAGGCTTTCAAAAAGAATGGAAGAGATTATCTAACACCTCCGAATGCAGGAGAGCTGTAGCCCCGGAGAGTGAAAGGGACAGAGAGCCTGCTGATTAAAACAACTATATGCAAAGAACAGCTGTGCTCCCTGCACTGGAGCACAGACCCAGGTACAAATGTAAACTGCAGAGCTGAAATGTACTGCAAGAACACCTCCTCCCAGGTCAGGAGTTTGTTTTTCTCTTACTTCAGgggagggtgaaaaaaaaaaacttatagaaATAGAAAAGCATCTTTATAAAAGTACACCACGCAGTTGCTGTGTGAAGTAATCCATGTGAAACCCTATAGTGTGAGCACAAATCACTAATGTTACAGTGTGCATAACACCATTGCTGTGCGTGTGGGGTTGGGTGGAGTGACAGTGTTTGCTAATGTTACAGTGTGGAGAACACCATTGCTGTGCATGTGGGGTTGGGTGGAGTGACAATGTTTGTCAATGAGAGCTTTGGGTAGAAGACACTGATGTAACAATCCAGGGCTGTGTGACAGTGGAGCTGGGGATTCTCTAGAGCAGATGGACCAAGCTGACTGATCACCTAGAACAATAAAACAGCTGCATCGACATCACTTTAGTGTGTGTGGGCTTatcaaactacaaaacagtggTATACTGTTGTGTGATTGTCAAGTTACAGGTATACCAGTACTGCAACTGATGGGAAAGCACAGAAagtttctgtctgtctttctataAAAGGGCAAGCCCAGGGCTGTGTGAAGTTGGGTTCATTAAGATTCTCATGCAACCAAACTACCATATATCATATGAGATGAATACAGCAAGTGCTGAATTGTGAAGTTggtgtgtgcatttttaaatctctttttgtGAAATACAAAACGATGACTGCATGTTTGCTTacatctaaataaatatatatagtatatacatgaGCTTGTATGTGAAATTGTACTGCCGTTCAGTGGCAGCCACACTGTAGTGAAGTCATTGTCCTCTATTTCtgacttgtgtgttttttttttcaacactcccactcgcaacctccgctctgctAATTTCAGACTGCTGTGTCCCGCCTgcgctctatgggcgacagggccttctgttgctatgcccccaaattatggaactctattccactagcgATCACTcggcttctttgagtgtttttaaagttaattttaaagacttgcttttttagaaaggcgtttaagatttttataattgttttatttccttgtgtttttttttttttatgcataatcAATTAATTGTGAAGccctctgagatgactgcttttaagggcgccatacaaaataaagtttattattattattcagtttatGTTTAGACAGTGaggtgaggattttttttttttttttttttttttaaataaagatttctaCTTGTTCTTCAGTgttggtatatatttttattcacatcaTTGAAATCACACAATCTATTAGTACAATGTTTCTGTCTCGTATTTGGTTAATATGGTCCCTCACACTGCAGCATCCTCTTGACTGTTATTGTGATCATGCAGCCGATGTTTTAGCTGTGCAATGTCTGAAGGGGTAGTTCCACAACAGCCACCTGTCGATAAACAGAAGTGGTGTGACTGTCTAAATGAGTTTGTATCAATTAAACATGTGCGGCACCTACTGATACTGTGTGTGCTTACCACAGTCAGGCTGACACCAAGCGCAGGATCTGTTGCCAATGCCACGCTTTGAAATCCTGCAACCGAATCAGAGTAGTGTAGTGCTGTGTACAGTAACCAAACCAGAGAGAGAAGCATGTGTCATTTCTAACAAGATCTTTCAGGTGTGTAGTGCTGTGTACAGTAACCAAACCAGAGAGAGAAGCATGTATCATTTCTAACAAGATCTCTCAGGTGTGTAGTGATGTGTACAGTGCTCATGTACACAGTACCTGTAAGTGCATTGTTTCCTCATAGGCCCCTGTGTACTCTGACCCATCGTGCAGAAAGGCACCATAAGGTCCAACAGAAGCAGCAACTAAAAGCATCTTCCTTTCTGAAagaacaacaaatatataaatagatatagaaatatatatataaatactgtactgtatgaaatcTATAAAGACGGTAGTTATTCATTGTTTGAATAGAATTTAACAGGATAATCAGCTATGACATGTACCTGCTTTAGATCACATGCTGGTTTAGATCACACTGTATTGCAGTAAAGACCTAATCTTAAAAGCATTGCTGCAAGATTTTAAATCCCATTGTCTTGCCTCTTGCTGCTCTGCAGAATTAGCACGGGCCCCTTTTTCTTTGtactgaagatcttttggttctgaGCTTGTTTTTTCTACTTTCATTTTTGATACACAGACAAATGGATACAACGAAATGAATGAAAGTGTTTCTTCCTGGGTTCTAGGTCACAGAAACTACTGCAGCCAGAGTGAAACTGCACGacagcacagtgattcagtaCGAGCAGGCACCAGACCCGACTACTGCAGCCAGAGCGAAATTACACAATAGCACAGTGATTCAATTCTAGGAGGAAGCTGACCTGACTACTGCAGCCAGAGCGAAATTACACAGTAGCACAGTGATTCAGTTCTAGGAGGATACAGACACTTCCATTTCTAGCATTGTCTCAGAAATCTGCAGCTTCCAAACACTGTAGATTGTAGATCTAAAAATGAAGCGGGCTGCCCTACATCAGAGTCCATTCACCTGGATCACGGCAGGTTTGATGAAATTCCTGCGCTGCCTCTTTAGCACGATACACCCCTGACATGAGAAGCTGGACAGTTTGCTCTGAGCTCAGTCCCAGGAACTTCATAAAGCCCTCCACACTCGCCTGAGAAGTAGCTGTACAGATAACATCAGCACCGCTCGAAAGAAACCTACCGAATAAAACAAGACAGAAACTATTCCACTAGGCAGCATCTTTATATAAACTATTCCACTAGACAGCATCTTTATATAAACTATTCCACTAAACACCATTTTTTAATTccaaaatacaatttacattcCACAGGTACCACCTGCTGTTTCTAACAAACTCTTTTATTACACATTCTTCACAGCGGAGACCAATGTTagggtctttttaaaaaaagagcattAACACAGTTCTATATTGTTTAACCAGAAAAAGCAGATATTCAGATTTGCATCTCGTTTACAGCGAGGTCCTGGAATATAGCTGCACCAGAAACCCGCATTCAgtcagttacaaaacaaaaataatgtgcaCGGCTGCTTACTGCTGCTAATTAAACTTCAGCCAAGCAGCTCAAgtcctaaaaataaatacaaataaatggcCTCAGCGTACCTGCAGTGCGCTTCTTTGATTGCCTGGGGATTCGTATGAATTAATCTGGCACTCCACAAGGGATCTCCCTGtccaaaataaaataaggttCAGTTCTGTGTTTCTGTTGTGAGACTGGTTTCGACATCAGGGGTTGTGAAACGAGCCGTTTAACCGTCAACAAATTTAAAATGCGTTGCAGGGGAAACTGGTAAGGTTACAAACATAGTTTAAACTTTattgtatataattaaaaaatattaatatagccTACCTGGATCTTAAACCCACCCGCTTCTAATCCTGTTGCAAAATCACCGTCTAAAATGACAACCttttcattca
The Polyodon spathula isolate WHYD16114869_AA chromosome 9, ASM1765450v1, whole genome shotgun sequence genome window above contains:
- the ercc5 gene encoding basic immunoglobulin-like variable motif-containing protein isoform X2 yields the protein MPNTAGSPATDLSGSGDKAAVEKPRSRDGGEHALFNSLSRGASAESGGSNSEGQRPRACLVTHSREQFYTVCSDYALVNQAACLYHSSKHSAPAAPLVQSHAEGQDHSSSSITCEGDSAMEAVSASHTKPVLAWEIDTTDFDTVLIRMKSWTGNLKTGCRKIKASDKHCRNLQEFPQQATLEEIKQRKVLDQRRWYCISRPQYKTSCGISSLVSCWNFLYSTLGAGSLPPITQEEALLILGFQPPFEEIKFGPFTGNATLMRWFRQINDNFRVRGCSYILYKPHGKNRTAGETAEGALLKLTRGLQDDSMAYIYHCQNHYFCPVGFEATPLKAAKAYRGPLPHKEVEHWILIGEPSRKHPAIHCKKWADIVTDLNTQNPEYLDIRHTDRGLQYRKTKKVGGNLHCLLAFQRVNWQRLGPWASHFENLGHEVHEQVSARSGAGISDSMEDDSPVKHRGCLGRTLSGGFQKEWKRLSNTSECRRAVAPESERDREPAD
- the LOC121321024 gene encoding selenocysteine Se-methyltransferase-like isoform X3, translated to MNEKVVILDGDFATGLEAGGFKIQGDPLWSARLIHTNPQAIKEAHCRFLSSGADVICTATSQASVEGFMKFLGLSSEQTVQLLMSGVYRAKEAAQEFHQTCRDPERKMLLVAASVGPYGAFLHDGSEYTGAYEETMHLQVAVVELPLQTLHS
- the LOC121321024 gene encoding homocysteine S-methyltransferase 1-like isoform X2; the encoded protein is MNEKVVILDGDFATGLEAGGFKIQGDPLWSARLIHTNPQAIKEAHCRFLSSGADVICTATSQASVEGFMKFLGLSSEQTVQLLMSGVYRAKEAAQEFHQTCRDPERKMLLVAASVGPYGAFLHDGSEYTGAYEETMHLQDFKAWHWQQILRLVSA
- the LOC121321024 gene encoding selenocysteine Se-methyltransferase-like isoform X1, with translation MNEKVVILDGDFATGLEAGGFKIQGDPLWSARLIHTNPQAIKEAHCRFLSSGADVICTATSQASVEGFMKFLGLSSEQTVQLLMSGVYRAKEAAQEFHQTCRDPERKMLLVAASVGPYGAFLHDGSEYTGAYEETMHLQHYTTLIRLQDFKAWHWQQILRLVSA